A genomic region of Streptomyces rimosus contains the following coding sequences:
- a CDS encoding 2-hydroxyacid dehydrogenase — MAPEDPRTAANDVWLPIPPDEVGGLPDCFRYVHWDAGPEFPADPARCAFYVVPYMKGAEASVRPLPEMTGLRAVQTLTAGIEHMLPALPHMPPGTQLCNARGLHDASTAELALTLTLAALRGIPDFVRSQDEERWATGFRPALADKTVLIVGYGSIGSAIEDRLTPFECARVARIARTARETVRGPVLPLAELPAVLPEADVVIIATPLTDTTRGLVGSDFLARMKDGALLVNVARGAVVDTKALLAELESGRLCAALDVTDPEPLPAGHPLWHAPGVLITPHVGGPSSAFLPRAKRLMRDQLSRFATGEPLRNVVATAG; from the coding sequence ATGGCACCTGAGGACCCGCGCACCGCCGCGAACGACGTATGGCTCCCGATCCCTCCCGACGAGGTCGGCGGACTCCCGGACTGCTTCCGCTACGTCCATTGGGACGCCGGGCCGGAGTTCCCCGCCGACCCCGCCCGCTGCGCCTTCTATGTGGTCCCGTACATGAAGGGCGCTGAGGCGTCCGTACGACCGTTGCCGGAGATGACCGGCCTGCGGGCCGTACAGACGCTGACCGCCGGAATCGAGCACATGCTGCCCGCGCTGCCCCACATGCCCCCTGGGACCCAGCTGTGCAACGCCCGTGGACTGCACGATGCCAGCACCGCAGAGCTGGCGCTGACCCTCACGCTCGCCGCGCTCCGCGGCATCCCGGACTTCGTCCGCAGCCAGGACGAGGAGCGGTGGGCGACCGGCTTCCGGCCCGCTCTCGCCGACAAGACGGTGCTCATCGTGGGTTACGGCTCGATCGGCAGTGCGATCGAAGACCGGCTCACGCCTTTCGAGTGTGCGCGGGTGGCACGCATTGCGCGCACCGCACGTGAGACCGTGCGCGGGCCCGTGCTTCCGCTCGCCGAACTGCCCGCCGTGCTGCCCGAAGCGGACGTCGTGATCATCGCGACGCCGCTCACCGACACCACCCGTGGCCTGGTAGGAAGCGATTTCCTGGCGCGGATGAAGGACGGGGCGCTGCTGGTGAACGTCGCGCGCGGCGCCGTCGTGGACACCAAGGCGCTGCTTGCGGAGCTGGAATCCGGTCGGCTGTGCGCGGCCCTGGACGTCACCGACCCGGAACCGCTGCCCGCCGGACACCCGTTGTGGCACGCTCCCGGCGTGCTCATCACTCCACACGTCGGTGGCCCCAGCTCTGCCTTCCTGCCCCGCGCGAAGCGTCTCATGAGAGATCAGCTGTCGCGCTTCGCCACCGGCGAGCCCTTGCGCAACGTCGTGGCTACGGCCGGGTGA
- a CDS encoding acetolactate synthase large subunit has protein sequence MTEQATGAHHPQPRARHSGGAHAPATVEHVTGAQSLIRSLEEVGADTVFGIPGGAILPAYDPMMDSSKVRHVLVRHEQGAGHAATGYAQATGKVGVCMATSGPGATNLVTPIADAHMDSVPMVAITGQVASKAIGTDAFQEADICGITMPITKHNFLVTDAAEIPRTIAEAFHIASTGRPGPVLVDIAKDALQAQTTFSWPPHTDLPGYRPVTKPHAKQIREAARLITEARRPVLYVGGGVLKSGATAELKVLAELTGAPVTTTLMALGAFPDTHPQHLGMPGMHGTVAAVTALQKSDLIVALGARFDDRVTGKLDSFAPLAKIVHADIDPAEIGKNRAADVPIVGDAREVIADLVVALQAEHAAGHSADYTAWWKDLNRWRETYPLGYTHPDDGSLAPQQVIQRLGELAPEGTIYAAGVGQHQMWAAHFIDYDTPSTWLNSGGAGTMGYAVPAAMGAKAGRPDRTVWAVDGDGCFQMTNQELVTCALNNIPIKVAIINNGALGMVRQWQTLFYNQRYSNTVLHSGPEDCAATAGVAGAGTRVPDFVKLAEAMGCVAMRCEDPAELDAVIAKANAINDRPVVVDFIVHEDAQVWPMVAAGTSNDEVMAARGVRPDFGDSEDD, from the coding sequence ATGACCGAGCAGGCCACCGGGGCCCACCATCCGCAGCCGCGGGCCCGTCACTCCGGCGGGGCGCACGCGCCCGCCACCGTGGAGCACGTCACGGGCGCGCAGTCCCTCATCCGTTCGCTCGAAGAGGTCGGGGCCGACACCGTGTTCGGCATTCCGGGGGGCGCCATCCTCCCCGCGTACGACCCGATGATGGACTCCTCGAAGGTCCGTCACGTCCTGGTCCGCCACGAGCAGGGCGCCGGCCACGCCGCCACCGGCTACGCCCAGGCCACCGGCAAGGTGGGCGTCTGCATGGCCACCTCGGGGCCCGGTGCCACCAACCTCGTCACGCCGATCGCCGACGCCCACATGGACTCCGTCCCGATGGTCGCGATCACCGGCCAGGTCGCCTCCAAGGCGATCGGCACGGACGCCTTCCAGGAGGCGGACATCTGCGGCATCACGATGCCGATCACCAAGCACAACTTCCTGGTCACCGACGCGGCCGAGATCCCCCGCACCATCGCCGAGGCGTTCCACATCGCCTCCACGGGCCGCCCGGGCCCGGTCCTGGTGGACATCGCCAAGGACGCCCTCCAGGCGCAGACCACCTTCTCCTGGCCGCCGCACACCGACCTGCCCGGCTACCGCCCGGTGACCAAGCCGCACGCCAAGCAGATCCGCGAGGCCGCCCGGCTGATCACCGAGGCCCGGCGCCCGGTCCTGTACGTCGGCGGCGGTGTGCTGAAGTCCGGCGCCACCGCCGAGCTGAAGGTGCTGGCCGAGCTGACCGGCGCGCCCGTCACCACCACCCTGATGGCCCTGGGCGCCTTCCCCGACACCCACCCGCAGCATCTGGGCATGCCCGGCATGCACGGCACGGTCGCCGCCGTCACGGCCCTGCAGAAGTCCGACCTGATCGTCGCGCTCGGCGCCCGCTTCGACGACCGGGTCACCGGCAAGCTGGACTCCTTCGCCCCGCTGGCCAAGATCGTGCACGCCGACATCGACCCGGCGGAGATCGGCAAGAACCGCGCGGCCGACGTGCCGATCGTCGGTGACGCCCGCGAGGTCATCGCCGACCTGGTCGTCGCCCTCCAGGCCGAGCACGCCGCCGGCCACAGCGCCGACTACACGGCCTGGTGGAAGGACCTGAACCGCTGGCGCGAGACCTACCCGCTCGGCTACACCCACCCGGACGACGGCAGCCTGGCCCCGCAGCAGGTCATCCAGCGCCTGGGCGAGCTGGCCCCCGAGGGCACCATCTACGCGGCGGGCGTCGGCCAGCACCAGATGTGGGCCGCCCACTTCATCGACTACGACACACCGTCCACCTGGCTGAACTCCGGCGGCGCCGGGACGATGGGCTACGCCGTCCCGGCCGCGATGGGCGCCAAGGCCGGCCGTCCCGACCGTACGGTCTGGGCCGTCGACGGTGACGGCTGCTTCCAGATGACCAACCAGGAGCTGGTCACCTGCGCGCTGAACAACATCCCGATCAAGGTCGCCATCATCAACAACGGCGCCCTGGGCATGGTCCGCCAGTGGCAGACGCTGTTCTACAACCAGCGCTACTCGAACACCGTCCTGCACAGCGGCCCCGAGGACTGCGCCGCCACGGCCGGGGTGGCCGGCGCCGGCACCCGTGTGCCGGACTTCGTCAAGCTGGCCGAGGCGATGGGCTGCGTCGCGATGCGCTGCGAGGACCCGGCCGAGCTGGACGCGGTGATCGCCAAGGCCAACGCGATCAACGACCGGCCGGTGGTGGTGGACTTCATCGTCCACGAGGACGCCCAGGTCTGGCCGATGGTCGCGGCCGGCACCTCCAACGACGAGGTCATGGCGGCCCGCGGCGTCCGCCCCGACTTCGGCGACAGCGAAGACGACTGA
- the ilvN gene encoding acetolactate synthase small subunit, translating into MSKHTLSVLVENTPGILARIAALFSRRGFNIDSLAVGVTEHPDISRITIVVSVESLPLEQVTKQLNKLVNVLKIVELEPGSAVQRELVLAKVRADNETRSQIVEIVQLFRAKTVDVSPDAVTIEATGSSDKLEAMLKMLEPFGIKELVQSGTIAIGRGARSITDRSLRALDRSA; encoded by the coding sequence ATGTCCAAGCACACGCTCTCCGTCCTGGTGGAGAACACCCCCGGCATCCTGGCCCGGATCGCCGCGCTGTTCTCCCGCCGCGGATTCAACATCGACTCGCTCGCCGTCGGCGTCACCGAGCACCCCGACATCTCCCGCATCACCATCGTGGTGAGTGTCGAATCGCTCCCCCTGGAGCAGGTCACCAAGCAGCTCAACAAGCTCGTCAACGTCCTGAAGATCGTCGAGCTGGAACCCGGCTCCGCGGTCCAGCGGGAACTGGTGCTGGCCAAGGTGCGCGCCGACAACGAGACCCGCTCGCAGATCGTCGAGATCGTCCAGCTCTTCCGTGCCAAGACCGTCGACGTCTCCCCGGACGCGGTGACGATCGAGGCGACCGGCAGCAGCGACAAGCTCGAAGCGATGCTCAAGATGCTGGAGCCGTTCGGCATCAAGGAGTTGGTGCAGTCCGGCACCATCGCCATAGGGCGCGGCGCCCGGTCCATCACGGACCGCTCGCTGCGCGCACTGGACCGCTCCGCCTGA
- a CDS encoding aldo/keto reductase: MERRTIGATALEVGAIGLGCMPMSWGYTESQRNGEGSLRAVHAALDRGCTLLDTADMYGPFTNELLVGRALKERRAEAFVSTKVGLLVGEQHIVANGRPGYVKRACDASLRRLQTDVIDLYQLHRTDPEVPIEETWGAMAELVAAGKVRSLGLCAVGARAGRRRGTRLYDGTLRQLERVQQVFPVSSVQAELSVWSKEALEQLLPWCVTRGVGFLAAMPLGNGFLTGTLTPGQGFEPEDIRARHPRFTAEMMAANQPVVAGLRRVGARHGATPGQVALAWVLAQGRHVVPVPGTKKERWAAENAAAAGLVLDRRDLAEIAALPPARGSWD; encoded by the coding sequence GTGGAGCGCAGGACAATCGGGGCTACAGCGCTCGAAGTGGGTGCTATCGGACTCGGCTGCATGCCGATGAGCTGGGGGTACACCGAGTCGCAGCGCAACGGGGAGGGCTCGCTGCGCGCCGTGCACGCCGCGCTCGACCGGGGCTGCACCCTGCTGGACACCGCCGACATGTACGGTCCGTTCACCAACGAACTGCTGGTCGGCCGGGCCCTGAAAGAGCGCCGCGCGGAGGCTTTCGTTTCGACCAAGGTGGGGCTGCTGGTGGGCGAGCAGCACATCGTCGCCAACGGGCGGCCCGGGTACGTGAAGCGGGCCTGCGACGCCTCGCTGCGCCGCCTCCAGACCGATGTGATCGATCTCTACCAGCTGCACCGGACCGACCCCGAGGTGCCCATCGAGGAGACCTGGGGCGCGATGGCGGAACTGGTGGCGGCCGGAAAGGTGCGGTCGCTGGGGCTGTGCGCGGTGGGCGCGCGCGCCGGGCGCCGCCGGGGCACGCGGCTGTACGACGGGACGCTGCGCCAGTTGGAGCGCGTCCAGCAGGTGTTCCCGGTCAGCAGCGTGCAGGCCGAGCTGTCGGTGTGGTCGAAGGAGGCGCTGGAACAGCTGCTGCCGTGGTGCGTCACGCGGGGCGTGGGTTTCCTCGCCGCGATGCCGCTGGGCAACGGCTTCCTCACCGGCACACTGACGCCCGGCCAGGGCTTCGAACCGGAGGACATACGGGCCCGGCACCCGCGCTTCACGGCCGAGATGATGGCCGCCAACCAGCCGGTGGTGGCCGGTCTGCGCCGGGTCGGCGCGCGCCACGGGGCCACGCCGGGGCAGGTGGCGCTGGCGTGGGTACTGGCGCAGGGGCGGCATGTGGTGCCCGTACCGGGGACGAAGAAGGAACGTTGGGCCGCCGAGAACGCCGCGGCGGCCGGCCTGGTACTGGACCGCCGGGACCTGGCGGAGATCGCGGCGCTGCCACCGGCGCGGGGGTCCTGGGACTGA
- the ilvC gene encoding ketol-acid reductoisomerase, whose protein sequence is MAELFYDDDADLSIIQGRKVAVLGYGSQGHAHALSLRDSGVDVRVGLHEGSKSKVKAEEQGLRVVSPAEAAEEADVIMILVPDPIQAKVYEESVKDHLKDGDALFFGHGLNIRYGFIKPPQHVDVCMVAPKGPGHLVRRQYEEGRGVPCIAAVEQDASGNAFALALSYAKAIGGTRAGVIKTTFTEETETDLFGEQAVLCGGASALVKAGFETLVEAGYQPEIAYFECLHELKLIVDLMYEGGLEKMRWSVSETAEWGDYVTGPRIVNDATKAEMKKVLAEIQDGTFANNWMAEYNAGLPKYNEYKKADEDHLLETTGKKLRKLMSWVDEEQ, encoded by the coding sequence GTGGCCGAGCTGTTCTACGACGACGACGCCGACCTGTCCATCATCCAGGGCCGCAAGGTCGCGGTTCTCGGCTACGGCAGCCAGGGCCACGCCCACGCCCTGTCCCTGCGCGACTCGGGCGTCGACGTGCGCGTCGGCCTGCACGAGGGCTCCAAGTCGAAGGTCAAGGCCGAGGAGCAGGGGCTGCGCGTGGTCAGCCCCGCCGAGGCGGCCGAAGAGGCCGACGTCATCATGATCCTGGTGCCGGACCCGATCCAGGCCAAGGTCTACGAGGAGTCCGTCAAGGACCACCTCAAGGACGGCGACGCGCTGTTCTTCGGGCACGGCCTGAACATCCGCTACGGCTTCATCAAGCCCCCGCAGCACGTCGACGTGTGCATGGTCGCCCCCAAGGGCCCGGGCCACCTGGTGCGCCGCCAGTACGAGGAGGGCCGCGGCGTGCCGTGCATCGCGGCCGTCGAGCAGGACGCCTCCGGCAACGCCTTCGCGCTGGCCCTGTCGTACGCCAAGGCCATCGGCGGCACCCGCGCCGGCGTCATCAAGACCACATTCACCGAGGAGACCGAGACCGACCTGTTCGGTGAGCAGGCGGTGCTCTGCGGCGGCGCCTCGGCGCTGGTCAAGGCGGGCTTCGAGACGCTGGTCGAGGCCGGCTACCAGCCGGAGATCGCGTACTTCGAGTGCCTCCACGAGCTGAAGCTGATCGTGGACCTCATGTACGAGGGCGGCCTGGAGAAGATGCGCTGGTCGGTCTCCGAGACCGCCGAGTGGGGCGACTACGTCACCGGCCCGCGGATCGTCAACGACGCCACCAAGGCCGAGATGAAGAAGGTGCTCGCCGAGATCCAGGACGGCACTTTCGCGAACAACTGGATGGCGGAGTACAACGCCGGTCTGCCGAAGTACAACGAGTACAAGAAGGCCGACGAGGACCACCTGCTGGAGACCACCGGCAAGAAGCTCCGCAAGCTCATGAGCTGGGTCGACGAGGAGCAGTAA
- the serA gene encoding phosphoglycerate dehydrogenase, translating to MSSKPVVLIAEELSPATVDALGPDFEIRHCNGADRAELLPAIADVDAILVRSATKVDAEAIAAARKLKVIARAGVGLDNVDVSAATKAGVMVVNAPTSNIVTAAELACGLLIATARNIPQANTALKNGEWKRSKYTGVELSEKVLGVVGLGRIGVLVAQRMSAFGMKIVAYDPYVQPARAAQMGVKLVSLEELLEVSDFITVHLPKTPETIGLIGDDALRKVKPTVRVVNAARGGIVDEAALASALKEGRVAGAGLDVYASEPCTDSPLFEFDQVVATPHLGASTGEAQEKAGIAVAKSVRLALAGELVPDAVNVQGGVIAEDVKPGLPLAERLGRIFTALAGEVAVRLDVEVYGEITQHDVKVLELSALKGVFEDVVAETVSYVNAPLFAQERGVEVRLTTSSESAEHRNVVTVRGTLAGGDEISISGTLAGNKNQQKIVAVGEHSIDLALADHMAFLRYGDRPGVVGTLGRILGEAGINIAGMQVSRADAGGEALVALTVDDTIPPAVLAEIAEEIGATSARAVNLTD from the coding sequence GTGAGCTCGAAACCTGTCGTTCTGATCGCCGAGGAACTCTCGCCCGCCACCGTCGACGCCCTCGGCCCGGACTTCGAGATCCGGCACTGCAACGGCGCCGACCGCGCGGAGCTGCTGCCGGCCATCGCCGACGTCGACGCGATCCTCGTGCGCAGCGCCACCAAGGTGGACGCCGAGGCCATCGCCGCCGCCCGCAAACTGAAGGTCATCGCCCGCGCCGGCGTCGGCCTGGACAATGTCGACGTGTCCGCCGCCACCAAGGCCGGCGTGATGGTCGTCAACGCGCCGACCTCCAACATCGTCACCGCCGCCGAGCTGGCCTGCGGCCTGCTGATCGCCACCGCCCGCAACATCCCGCAGGCCAACACCGCGCTGAAGAACGGCGAGTGGAAGCGCAGCAAGTACACCGGCGTCGAGCTGTCCGAGAAGGTCCTCGGCGTGGTCGGCCTCGGCCGGATCGGCGTGCTGGTCGCGCAGCGCATGTCCGCCTTCGGCATGAAGATCGTCGCGTACGACCCGTACGTGCAGCCCGCCCGCGCCGCGCAGATGGGCGTGAAGCTGGTCTCCCTGGAGGAGCTGCTGGAGGTCTCGGACTTCATCACCGTCCACCTCCCCAAGACCCCCGAGACCATCGGCCTGATCGGCGACGACGCGCTGCGCAAGGTCAAGCCGACGGTGCGCGTCGTCAACGCCGCGCGCGGCGGCATCGTGGACGAGGCCGCGCTGGCCAGCGCCCTCAAGGAGGGCCGGGTGGCCGGCGCCGGCCTGGACGTGTACGCCAGCGAGCCCTGTACGGACTCCCCGCTGTTCGAGTTCGACCAGGTCGTCGCCACCCCGCACCTCGGTGCCTCCACGGGGGAGGCACAGGAGAAGGCGGGCATCGCGGTCGCCAAGTCGGTGCGCCTGGCGCTGGCGGGCGAGCTGGTGCCGGACGCGGTCAACGTCCAGGGCGGCGTGATCGCCGAGGACGTCAAGCCGGGACTGCCGCTGGCCGAGCGGCTGGGCCGGATCTTCACCGCGCTGGCCGGTGAGGTCGCGGTCCGCCTCGACGTCGAGGTGTACGGCGAGATCACCCAGCATGACGTCAAGGTGCTGGAACTGTCCGCGCTCAAGGGCGTGTTCGAGGACGTGGTCGCCGAGACCGTCTCGTATGTGAACGCCCCGCTGTTCGCGCAGGAGCGCGGCGTCGAGGTGCGCCTGACCACCAGCAGCGAGTCGGCCGAGCACCGCAACGTGGTCACGGTGCGCGGCACCCTCGCGGGCGGCGACGAGATCTCCATCTCCGGCACGCTGGCCGGCAACAAGAACCAGCAGAAGATCGTCGCGGTCGGCGAGCACTCCATCGACCTCGCGCTCGCCGACCACATGGCCTTCCTGCGCTACGGCGACCGCCCCGGCGTGGTCGGCACCCTCGGCCGGATCCTCGGCGAGGCGGGCATCAACATCGCGGGCATGCAGGTCTCCCGGGCCGATGCGGGCGGCGAGGCGCTGGTCGCGCTGACCGTGGACGACACCATCCCGCCGGCGGTGCTGGCCGAGATCGCCGAGGAGATCGGCGCCACCTCGGCGCGCGCGGTCAACCTCACGGACTGA
- a CDS encoding PRC and DUF2382 domain-containing protein: MNAPLGENPQELTGKNVVDAEGTKVGSVQQIYRDDATDRPEWITVRTGLFGMKETFVPLAGARRVGDECQVPYTKDQIKDAPRIDADGHLEPGEEERLYRHYGIARPGTAPSGTVPGRTTAAGAGMGTAGAAGAPGMRPPEERRRERTESRPLAGAGAGAMSRGRDTDARAKEQNPEMIISEEHVELGTEAHEAGRARLRKHVTTEEVHRTVPVSHDEAHLVREKISDEERRTGRTGQHKLGDGEVEVTLYEEQAVVRKESVPVERIRLETERVTEQQEVNTEVHREEVEFDDGKATGRRGRRNRGGPGPERGGMGPERGR; this comes from the coding sequence ATGAACGCACCCCTGGGTGAGAACCCTCAGGAGCTGACCGGCAAGAACGTGGTCGACGCGGAGGGCACCAAGGTGGGCTCGGTCCAGCAGATATACCGGGACGACGCCACCGACAGGCCCGAGTGGATCACCGTGCGGACCGGTCTGTTCGGCATGAAGGAGACCTTCGTACCGCTCGCCGGTGCCCGGCGCGTGGGCGACGAGTGCCAGGTTCCGTACACCAAGGACCAGATCAAGGACGCGCCGCGGATCGACGCGGACGGCCACCTGGAACCGGGCGAGGAGGAGCGGCTGTACCGGCACTACGGGATAGCGCGTCCGGGCACCGCGCCGTCCGGCACGGTACCGGGCCGCACCACGGCCGCCGGTGCCGGAATGGGTACCGCCGGAGCCGCCGGCGCGCCCGGCATGCGCCCGCCGGAGGAGCGCCGCCGGGAGCGGACCGAGTCCAGGCCGCTGGCGGGTGCCGGGGCCGGTGCCATGTCCCGCGGCCGGGACACCGACGCGCGCGCCAAGGAGCAGAACCCGGAGATGATCATCTCCGAGGAGCACGTCGAGCTGGGCACCGAGGCGCACGAGGCGGGCCGCGCCCGGCTGCGCAAGCACGTGACCACCGAAGAGGTGCACCGCACCGTTCCGGTCAGCCACGACGAGGCGCACCTCGTCCGCGAGAAGATCAGCGACGAGGAGCGCCGCACCGGCCGGACCGGGCAGCACAAGCTCGGTGACGGCGAGGTCGAGGTCACGCTCTACGAGGAGCAGGCCGTCGTACGCAAGGAGAGCGTGCCCGTCGAGCGCATCCGGCTGGAGACCGAGCGGGTCACCGAGCAGCAGGAGGTCAACACCGAAGTCCACCGCGAAGAGGTGGAGTTCGACGACGGCAAGGCCACCGGCCGTCGCGGCCGCCGGAACCGGGGCGGCCCGGGTCCGGAGCGGGGCGGCATGGGGCCCGAGCGGGGCCGGTAG
- a CDS encoding PucR family transcriptional regulator, whose amino-acid sequence MRGDYQQLVDEISAALGAPATLEDRDFGLIAFGAHEGDDDLVMDPVRTRSILQRRSTAAVRAWFEAFGIARATTALRIPPDPAAGVFKGRICLPVRHRGIVHGYVWLLDDGHLTDLELGGGGTPPDPRIEQAMESAAGIGALLAAEARAGAELGDLLRALLLSRPGERSSAAAALRDGLRSAPDAPLMVVAVTPWDVPEADQAPLPNLPGLLAACTLPAANASANGSTNGAEAPRPAPSAAPSAPAARRATPAPPPRATADAPSLAALVRLRSPSSLAAAHTVAEHLLRSPRAGGGLAPSGAGSPTLPVAAGLGTPVRELAGLPTTWHEALAAARAARAEPRLGPVAEWAAIGSYRLLTGLPSAEPDSTVRPLLAPAHSELARTAEVFLDCAGQAGRAAQALGIHRQTLYYRLGRVEKLTGLDLDEGGDRLLLHMALKTARL is encoded by the coding sequence ATGCGGGGCGATTACCAACAGCTCGTGGACGAGATCTCGGCCGCCCTCGGCGCACCGGCCACCCTTGAGGACCGCGATTTCGGGCTGATCGCCTTCGGCGCCCACGAAGGCGACGACGACCTGGTCATGGACCCGGTACGGACCCGGTCGATCCTCCAGCGCCGCTCGACGGCGGCCGTACGGGCCTGGTTCGAGGCGTTCGGCATCGCCCGCGCGACGACGGCGCTGCGCATCCCGCCCGACCCGGCGGCCGGCGTCTTCAAGGGGCGCATCTGCCTGCCCGTACGCCATCGCGGCATCGTCCACGGCTACGTCTGGCTGCTGGACGACGGCCACCTGACCGACCTGGAGCTGGGCGGGGGCGGGACGCCTCCGGACCCCCGTATCGAGCAGGCGATGGAGTCGGCCGCGGGCATCGGCGCCCTGCTGGCGGCGGAGGCGCGCGCGGGCGCCGAGCTGGGCGACCTGCTGCGCGCGTTGCTGCTGTCGCGGCCCGGGGAGCGTTCCTCCGCGGCGGCGGCGCTGCGCGACGGCCTGCGCTCCGCGCCGGACGCGCCCCTGATGGTGGTCGCGGTGACGCCATGGGACGTCCCCGAGGCCGATCAGGCGCCACTGCCCAATCTGCCGGGGCTGCTCGCCGCCTGCACACTGCCCGCCGCGAATGCGTCCGCAAACGGGTCCACGAATGGCGCCGAGGCCCCGCGCCCGGCCCCGTCCGCCGCCCCGTCCGCCCCGGCGGCACGCCGCGCCACCCCCGCCCCGCCGCCGCGCGCGACCGCCGACGCCCCGTCCCTGGCGGCTCTCGTACGGCTGCGCTCGCCGTCCTCCCTCGCCGCGGCCCACACGGTGGCCGAACACCTGCTGCGCTCCCCGCGCGCGGGCGGGGGCCTGGCGCCGTCCGGGGCCGGTTCCCCTACGTTGCCGGTGGCCGCCGGGCTCGGTACGCCCGTACGGGAGTTGGCCGGATTGCCCACCACCTGGCACGAGGCGCTGGCCGCGGCGCGGGCCGCCCGCGCCGAGCCGCGGCTGGGCCCGGTGGCCGAATGGGCCGCCATCGGCTCGTACCGCCTGCTGACCGGCCTGCCGTCGGCCGAACCGGACTCGACCGTCCGCCCTCTGCTGGCGCCCGCGCACAGTGAACTCGCCCGTACCGCCGAGGTGTTCCTCGACTGCGCGGGCCAGGCGGGCCGCGCCGCCCAGGCGCTCGGTATCCACCGCCAGACGCTTTACTACCGGCTCGGCCGCGTCGAGAAGCTGACCGGTCTGGACCTGGACGAGGGCGGGGACCGGCTGCTGCTGCACATGGCGCTGAAGACGGCGCGGTTGTGA
- a CDS encoding TetR/AcrR family transcriptional regulator: MGHREDLLEGAKRCLLDKGYARTTARDIVAASGANLASIGYHYGSKDVLMRQALVETAAEWGAGFADTGEAGGPAPEGDPVERFAAMWDLILRRFQEQREFVTSQVEVFGLLPRDPELRTALAPVLPEGGEGLVAVFEGVPDSAVDAETARVVGSFYQALLTGLMVQSLINPGSVPSGGDLVEAMRRVLSGSVLGPRAGCTEGEGGAMGEGSSGGGAGAV, translated from the coding sequence ATGGGACACCGCGAAGACCTGCTGGAAGGTGCCAAGCGCTGCCTGCTCGACAAGGGGTACGCACGCACCACCGCCCGCGACATCGTGGCCGCCTCCGGCGCCAACCTGGCCTCCATCGGCTACCACTACGGCTCCAAGGACGTCCTGATGCGCCAGGCGCTGGTGGAGACCGCCGCGGAGTGGGGCGCGGGGTTCGCCGATACGGGCGAGGCCGGCGGGCCGGCGCCGGAGGGCGACCCGGTGGAGCGGTTCGCGGCCATGTGGGACCTGATCCTGCGCCGCTTCCAGGAGCAGCGGGAGTTCGTGACCTCCCAGGTCGAGGTGTTCGGCCTGCTGCCCCGCGACCCCGAGCTGCGCACCGCGCTGGCCCCGGTCCTGCCGGAGGGCGGCGAGGGGCTGGTCGCGGTCTTCGAGGGCGTGCCGGACAGCGCGGTCGACGCGGAGACGGCGCGCGTCGTCGGCTCCTTCTACCAGGCGCTGCTCACCGGCCTGATGGTGCAGTCCCTGATCAACCCCGGGTCGGTGCCCTCGGGCGGGGACCTCGTGGAGGCGATGCGGCGGGTCCTGTCGGGCTCGGTGCTCGGGCCGCGCGCGGGGTGTACGGAAGGTGAAGGCGGCGCGATGGGGGAGGGGAGTTCCGGGGGAGGGGCCGGGGCGGTCTAG